Proteins co-encoded in one Enterobacter sp. R4-368 genomic window:
- a CDS encoding glutathione peroxidase: protein MQQDILNTEVKTIDGEQTTLAGYHGKVLLLVNVASKCGLTPQYEQLEQMQKEFESEGFTVLGFPCNQFLGQEPGSEEEIKTFCSTTYGVTFPLFSKIDVNGEARHPLYKKLVAAAPKAVAPQGSGFYERMESKGRAPKEPGDILWNFEKFLIGRDGKVIQRFSPDMTPEDPILVDAVKQALAK from the coding sequence ATGCAACAGGATATTCTCAATACTGAAGTTAAGACTATCGATGGCGAGCAGACAACGCTTGCCGGTTACCACGGCAAGGTGCTGCTGTTGGTCAACGTCGCCTCGAAATGTGGGCTGACGCCGCAGTACGAACAGCTGGAGCAGATGCAAAAAGAATTTGAAAGTGAAGGTTTTACCGTACTCGGTTTCCCCTGCAATCAGTTTCTCGGCCAGGAACCGGGTTCAGAAGAGGAAATTAAAACCTTCTGTAGCACCACGTATGGCGTAACATTTCCGCTGTTCAGCAAAATCGATGTGAATGGCGAAGCACGTCACCCGCTGTATAAAAAGCTGGTTGCCGCAGCGCCGAAGGCCGTTGCACCTCAGGGCAGCGGTTTCTACGAACGTATGGAGAGCAAAGGTCGTGCGCCGAAAGAGCCGGGCGATATTCTGTGGAATTTTGAAAAATTCCTGATTGGTCGTGACGGCAAGGTGATTCAACGTTTCTCTCCGGATATGACACCAGAAGATCCAATTCTCGTTGACGCGGTAAAACAGGCGCTGGCGAAGTAA
- the pheM gene encoding pheST operon leader peptide PheM produces MNAAIFRFFFYFST; encoded by the coding sequence ATGAATGCTGCTATTTTCCGCTTCTTTTTTTACTTTAGCACCTGA
- a CDS encoding EAL domain-containing protein, with amino-acid sequence MIVSLDDTYRSELLLLPARKGNGMLQGLEIIVNFVGPDSNVRTPTELVIPRLTPEEILALFNEQLALLEACQLFFIQHQLTAWINIAPSLVDVLLADETLATNIRKFPFLEFTINENFPDLNKGKDNHPLFLLAKQYSLVLANFGAGTASTKAIFDGLFKRVVLDKNFVHQRLASPSFEPFMRVIVAQLEPYCDALMIAGIDDEQALNRAAAFSFSAMQGAMWPPVTVEQLTSLVQP; translated from the coding sequence ATGATAGTATCGCTGGATGACACATATCGCTCTGAGCTTCTATTACTGCCTGCGAGGAAAGGTAACGGAATGCTACAGGGACTGGAAATTATCGTTAACTTTGTGGGGCCAGACAGCAATGTCCGCACGCCTACAGAGCTGGTCATTCCGCGCCTTACGCCTGAAGAAATACTCGCTTTATTCAATGAACAACTGGCACTCCTTGAAGCCTGCCAACTCTTTTTTATTCAACATCAATTAACGGCCTGGATTAATATTGCGCCCTCTTTGGTTGATGTCTTGTTGGCAGATGAAACGCTAGCGACAAACATTAGGAAATTTCCTTTTCTTGAATTTACCATTAATGAGAATTTTCCCGATCTAAATAAGGGAAAAGATAATCACCCCTTGTTTCTATTGGCGAAACAATATTCACTGGTGCTGGCTAATTTTGGTGCCGGAACCGCTTCGACAAAAGCCATTTTTGATGGTTTATTTAAGCGCGTGGTACTGGATAAAAATTTTGTTCATCAGCGGCTGGCGTCACCTTCATTCGAACCTTTTATGCGGGTGATTGTTGCGCAGCTTGAACCCTATTGTGATGCATTGATGATTGCAGGCATTGATGATGAACAGGCGCTCAACCGGGCAGCAGCCTTTTCCTTTAGCGCCATGCAGGGTGCCATGTGGCCACCCGTCACCGTCGAACAGTTAACTTCTCTGGTTCAGCCATAG
- the ihfA gene encoding integration host factor subunit alpha: MALTKAEMSEYLFDKLGLSKRDAKELVELFFEEIRRALENGEQVKLSGFGNFDLRDKNQRPGRNPKTGEDIPITARRVVTFRPGQKLKSRVENASPKAE; the protein is encoded by the coding sequence ATGGCGCTTACAAAAGCTGAAATGTCAGAATATCTGTTTGATAAGCTTGGGCTTAGCAAACGGGACGCAAAAGAGCTGGTAGAGCTGTTTTTCGAAGAGATCCGTCGTGCTCTGGAAAACGGTGAGCAGGTAAAACTCTCCGGCTTTGGCAATTTCGATTTGCGCGACAAAAATCAACGTCCGGGTCGTAATCCAAAAACGGGCGAAGATATTCCCATTACAGCCCGGCGCGTGGTGACCTTCAGACCCGGCCAGAAGTTAAAGAGCCGTGTCGAAAACGCTTCGCCCAAAGCTGAATGA
- a CDS encoding NlpC/P60 family protein, producing the protein MRIWLLLAAALFLAGCSSHRAPPPNPRLSDSITVIAGLNDQLSQWHGTPYRYGGMSRSGVDCSGFVMMTFRDKFSLQLPRETRQQAEIGTKIDKEDLLPGDLVFFKTGSGESGLHVGIYDTDNEFIHASTSRGVMRSSLDNVYWRKNFWQARRI; encoded by the coding sequence ATGCGTATCTGGTTATTGCTGGCAGCGGCGTTATTCCTTGCAGGATGTAGTTCTCATCGCGCGCCGCCGCCAAATCCAAGATTGTCAGATTCGATAACCGTTATTGCTGGCCTGAATGATCAGCTTAGCCAGTGGCATGGTACGCCCTATCGCTACGGTGGCATGAGCCGTTCCGGTGTTGATTGTTCCGGCTTCGTTATGATGACGTTTCGCGATAAGTTTTCGTTGCAATTGCCGCGCGAGACGCGGCAACAGGCGGAAATTGGCACGAAAATCGATAAAGAGGATTTGCTGCCAGGCGATCTGGTTTTCTTTAAAACCGGTTCCGGAGAGAGCGGGTTGCACGTTGGAATTTACGATACAGATAATGAGTTCATTCATGCCTCAACCAGCCGGGGAGTGATGCGTTCTTCGCTGGATAATGTCTACTGGCGTAAAAATTTCTGGCAAGCACGCCGCATCTAG
- the pheT gene encoding phenylalanine--tRNA ligase subunit beta yields MKFSELWLREWVNPAIDSEALSGQITMAGLEVDGVEPVAGAFHGVVVGEVMECAQHPNADKLRVTKVNVGGERLLDIVCGAPNCRLGLKVAVATVGAVLPGDFKIKAAKLRGEPSEGMLCSFSELGISDDHSGIIELPADAPIGTDIREYLKLDDNTIEISVTPNRADCLGIIGVARDVAVLNKSPLTEPDIAPVAATIADTLPITVEAAEACPRYLGRVVKGINVKAPTPLWMKEKLRRCGIRSIDAVVDVTNYVLLELGQPMHAFDRDRLDGGIVVRMAKEGETLVLLDGNEAKLNADTLVIADHSKALAMGGIFGGEHSGVNSETQNVLLECAFFNPLSITGRARRHGLHTDASHRYERGVDPQLQYKAMERATRLLLDICGGEAGPVIDVTNDATLPKRATIRLRRSKLDRLIGHHIADDQVSDILNRLGCEVTEGQDEWLAVAPSWRFDMEIEEDLVEEVARVYGYNNIPDEPVQAGLIMGEHREANLSMKRVKTMLNDKGYQEVITYSFVDPKLQQLIHPGEEALILPSPISSEMSAMRLSLWTGLLGTIVYNQNRQQSRVRIFETGLRFVPDTQANLGIRQDVMLAGAICGNRYDEHWDLVKGSVDFFDLKGDLESVLELTGKLSAIEFRAETNPALHPGQSAAIYLKDKRIGFIGVVHPELERKLDLNGRTLVFELEWNALADRVVPQAQEISRFPANRRDIAVVVAENVPAADVLGECKKVGVNQVVGVNLFDVYRGKGVAEGYKSLAISLILQDTSRTLEEEEIAATVARCVEALKERFQASLRD; encoded by the coding sequence ATGAAATTCAGTGAACTGTGGTTACGCGAATGGGTTAATCCAGCCATTGATAGCGAAGCGCTGTCCGGGCAAATCACCATGGCGGGCCTCGAGGTCGATGGGGTTGAACCGGTTGCCGGTGCATTTCATGGCGTGGTTGTGGGCGAAGTGATGGAGTGCGCTCAGCACCCGAACGCTGACAAACTGCGCGTAACGAAAGTAAACGTGGGCGGTGAGCGCCTGCTGGACATCGTCTGTGGCGCGCCAAACTGTCGCCTTGGGCTCAAAGTCGCGGTCGCCACTGTCGGTGCGGTACTGCCGGGCGATTTCAAAATCAAAGCGGCAAAACTGCGTGGCGAGCCGTCGGAAGGCATGCTCTGTTCTTTCTCCGAGCTGGGTATTTCTGACGATCATTCCGGCATTATTGAACTGCCTGCAGATGCGCCGATCGGCACCGATATCCGTGAATATTTAAAACTGGATGACAACACCATCGAAATCAGCGTGACGCCGAACCGTGCCGATTGCCTCGGGATCATCGGTGTGGCGCGTGATGTTGCGGTGCTCAACAAATCTCCGCTGACCGAGCCGGATATCGCACCTGTTGCCGCTACCATCGCCGATACGCTGCCAATTACTGTGGAAGCGGCAGAGGCCTGTCCGCGCTACCTTGGCCGTGTAGTGAAAGGGATTAACGTCAAAGCGCCAACTCCGCTGTGGATGAAAGAGAAGCTGCGCCGTTGCGGCATTCGCTCGATTGACGCCGTTGTGGACGTCACCAACTACGTGCTACTGGAACTGGGGCAGCCGATGCATGCGTTTGACCGCGACCGCCTGGATGGCGGCATTGTGGTGCGTATGGCGAAAGAGGGCGAAACCCTGGTGCTGCTGGACGGTAATGAAGCCAAACTGAATGCAGACACGCTGGTGATTGCCGACCATAGCAAAGCGCTGGCAATGGGCGGTATCTTCGGTGGTGAGCACTCTGGTGTAAACAGCGAAACGCAGAACGTGCTGCTGGAATGTGCTTTCTTCAACCCGCTGTCCATTACCGGCCGCGCGCGCCGTCACGGTTTGCATACTGATGCTTCTCATCGTTATGAGCGTGGTGTCGATCCGCAACTGCAATACAAAGCGATGGAACGCGCCACGCGTCTGCTGCTTGATATCTGTGGTGGTGAAGCCGGCCCGGTAATTGATGTCACGAACGACGCCACGCTGCCGAAACGTGCGACTATCCGTTTGCGCCGTAGCAAGCTGGATCGCCTGATTGGCCACCATATTGCCGACGATCAGGTCAGCGATATTCTGAACCGTCTGGGCTGCGAAGTGACTGAAGGACAGGATGAGTGGCTGGCGGTAGCCCCGAGCTGGCGTTTCGACATGGAAATCGAAGAAGATCTGGTCGAAGAAGTTGCTCGCGTTTATGGCTACAACAATATTCCTGATGAGCCGGTGCAGGCTGGCCTGATTATGGGTGAGCACCGCGAAGCGAACCTGTCGATGAAGCGTGTTAAAACCATGCTTAACGATAAAGGCTACCAGGAAGTCATTACTTACAGCTTTGTCGATCCGAAACTGCAGCAACTGATTCATCCGGGTGAGGAAGCACTCATCCTGCCAAGCCCAATTTCCAGCGAGATGTCGGCGATGCGCCTCTCTCTGTGGACCGGTTTGCTCGGCACTATCGTTTATAACCAGAACCGTCAGCAGAGCCGTGTGCGTATTTTCGAAACCGGCCTGCGCTTTGTGCCTGATACGCAAGCTAATCTAGGCATCCGTCAGGATGTGATGCTGGCGGGCGCGATTTGCGGCAACCGTTATGACGAGCATTGGGATCTGGTGAAAGGAAGCGTCGATTTCTTCGATTTAAAAGGCGACCTTGAGTCCGTGCTGGAACTTACAGGTAAACTTTCCGCCATTGAGTTTCGCGCGGAAACGAATCCTGCACTGCACCCAGGCCAATCTGCAGCGATTTATCTGAAAGATAAGCGCATTGGTTTTATTGGGGTTGTTCACCCGGAACTGGAACGTAAGCTTGATCTGAACGGCCGCACACTGGTATTTGAACTGGAGTGGAATGCGCTTGCAGACCGCGTGGTTCCTCAGGCTCAGGAGATTTCGCGCTTCCCTGCGAACCGTCGTGATATCGCTGTCGTGGTCGCAGAAAATGTGCCTGCAGCAGATGTTTTGGGCGAATGTAAGAAAGTTGGCGTAAATCAGGTAGTTGGCGTAAACTTATTTGACGTGTACCGCGGTAAGGGTGTAGCGGAAGGGTATAAGAGCCTTGCCATTAGCCTGATCCTTCAGGATACCAGCCGTACACTCGAAGAAGAGGAGATTGCCGCTACCGTTGCCAGATGTGTAGAGGCATTAAAAGAGCGATTCCAGGCATCATTGAGGGATTGA
- the btuD gene encoding vitamin B12 ABC transporter ATP-binding protein BtuD: MSMLLQLQDVAEPGRLGPITASVGRGEVLHLVGPNGAGKSTLLARIAGLSGGQGRVLFNARSLAQWPASQLAQHRAYLAQQQTPPFAMPVWQYLSLHQRDNAQTALLAQIAGKLGLSDKLGRAVNHLSGGEWQRVRLAAVILQIHPAGNPAGELLLLDEPMNSLDVAQQAALDKLLNELVAAGITVVMSSHDLNHTLRHARQAWLLSGGKLLMSGRQNEVLTPSHLATAYGLAFRQLDVEGHRVLIPTT; encoded by the coding sequence ATGTCGATGCTGTTGCAGCTTCAGGATGTGGCTGAACCCGGCAGGCTTGGGCCGATAACGGCATCGGTCGGCCGGGGAGAAGTTCTGCATCTGGTCGGGCCGAATGGTGCGGGGAAAAGCACACTGCTGGCGCGCATTGCCGGGTTATCGGGCGGGCAGGGAAGGGTGCTGTTTAATGCCCGTTCGCTGGCGCAGTGGCCTGCATCGCAACTGGCGCAACATCGTGCTTACCTGGCCCAACAGCAGACACCGCCGTTCGCTATGCCTGTCTGGCAGTACTTATCCCTGCATCAGCGCGATAACGCACAGACCGCGCTGCTGGCGCAGATTGCGGGCAAGCTCGGCCTCAGCGATAAGCTGGGGCGGGCGGTGAATCACCTGTCAGGCGGCGAATGGCAACGGGTACGCTTAGCGGCGGTGATTTTACAGATTCACCCGGCCGGCAACCCCGCCGGAGAGCTTTTATTGCTGGATGAGCCGATGAATAGCCTCGATGTTGCCCAGCAGGCGGCACTGGATAAGCTTTTAAACGAGCTGGTTGCCGCAGGTATTACCGTGGTGATGAGTAGCCACGATCTTAACCATACGTTGAGGCATGCGCGCCAGGCATGGTTGCTCAGCGGTGGCAAACTGTTAATGAGCGGACGGCAGAATGAGGTGCTGACGCCATCGCATCTGGCGACGGCGTATGGTTTGGCTTTTCGCCAACTGGATGTGGAAGGTCACCGCGTGTTGATCCCTACAACGTGA
- the rpmI gene encoding 50S ribosomal protein L35: protein MPKIKTVRGAAKRFKKTGKGGFKHKHANLRHILTKKATKRKRHLRPKAMVSKGDLGLVIACLPYA, encoded by the coding sequence ATGCCAAAAATTAAGACCGTACGCGGTGCTGCTAAGCGCTTCAAAAAAACCGGTAAAGGTGGATTTAAGCATAAGCACGCTAACCTGCGTCATATTCTGACCAAAAAAGCTACCAAGCGTAAACGTCACCTGCGTCCGAAAGCCATGGTTTCTAAAGGCGATCTGGGCCTGGTAATCGCGTGCCTGCCGTACGCATAA
- the pheS gene encoding phenylalanine--tRNA ligase subunit alpha yields the protein MSHLAELVASAKAAINDASDVAALDNVRVEYLGKKGHLTLQMTTLRELPPEERPAAGAVINEAKEQVQQALNARKSDLENAALNARLAAETIDVSLPGRRVENGGLHPVTRTIDRIESFFGELGFTVATGPEIEDDYHNFDALNIPGHHPARADHDTFWFDATRLLRTQTSGVQIRTMENQQPPIRIIAPGRVYRNDYDQTHTPMFHQMEGLIVDKNISFTNLKGTLHDFLRNFFEEDLQIRFRPSYFPFTEPSAEVDVMGKNGKWLEVLGCGMVHPNVLRNVGIDPEVYSGFAFGMGMERLTMLRYGVTDLRAFFENDLRFLKQFK from the coding sequence ATGTCACATCTCGCAGAGCTGGTTGCCAGTGCGAAGGCAGCCATTAACGATGCTTCAGATGTCGCCGCGCTGGACAACGTACGCGTCGAATACCTGGGCAAGAAAGGGCACCTGACCCTTCAGATGACCACCCTGCGTGAGCTGCCGCCAGAAGAGCGCCCGGCTGCGGGTGCGGTGATCAACGAAGCGAAAGAGCAAGTGCAGCAAGCGCTGAACGCGCGTAAATCGGATCTTGAAAATGCTGCATTAAATGCACGCCTGGCTGCCGAAACTATTGATGTATCGCTGCCGGGGCGTCGAGTAGAGAATGGCGGTTTGCATCCGGTGACCCGCACAATCGACCGCATCGAAAGCTTCTTTGGTGAGCTTGGCTTTACTGTCGCCACGGGTCCGGAAATCGAAGATGATTATCATAACTTCGATGCGTTGAACATCCCGGGCCACCACCCGGCGCGTGCTGATCACGACACCTTCTGGTTTGACGCAACCCGTCTGTTGCGTACCCAGACTTCAGGCGTACAGATCCGCACGATGGAAAATCAGCAGCCGCCGATCCGCATTATTGCGCCGGGCCGCGTATATCGTAACGACTACGACCAGACGCACACTCCGATGTTCCATCAGATGGAAGGGCTCATTGTTGATAAAAATATCAGCTTCACCAATCTGAAAGGCACGCTGCACGACTTCCTGCGTAACTTCTTTGAAGAAGATTTGCAGATCCGCTTCCGTCCATCCTATTTCCCCTTTACTGAGCCCTCAGCGGAAGTGGATGTCATGGGTAAAAACGGCAAATGGCTGGAGGTACTTGGCTGCGGGATGGTGCATCCGAACGTACTGCGTAACGTCGGGATTGATCCGGAAGTTTACTCAGGTTTTGCATTCGGTATGGGGATGGAGCGCCTGACAATGCTCCGTTACGGTGTCACCGACTTGCGCGCGTTCTTCGAAAACGATTTGCGTTTCCTCAAACAGTTTAAATAA
- the fumD gene encoding fumarate hydratase FumD: MGTSKDEALYDEMCRVVGKVVLEMRDLGQEPKHIVIAGVIRTMLANTKIKRSGLTQEAMETVIRALGYNA, encoded by the coding sequence ATGGGAACATCAAAAGACGAAGCGTTATATGACGAGATGTGCCGTGTAGTGGGGAAAGTCGTGCTGGAGATGCGCGATCTCGGACAAGAACCTAAACATATTGTGATTGCCGGGGTGATCAGAACTATGTTGGCCAATACAAAAATTAAGCGTTCCGGGCTAACGCAAGAAGCGATGGAAACCGTGATCCGCGCTTTAGGTTACAACGCCTGA
- the thrS gene encoding threonine--tRNA ligase, translated as MPVITLPDGSQRHYDHAVSPMDVALDIGPGLAKACIAGRVNGELVDACDVIDSDAKLAIITAKDEDGLEIIRHSCAHLLGHAIKQLWPNTKMAIGPVIDNGFYYDVDLDHTLTQEDIDALEKRMHELAETNYDVIKQKVSWKEARETFVKRGESYKVSILDENIAHDDKPGLYHHQEYVDMCRGPHVPNMRFCHHFKLMKTAGAYWRGDSNNKMLQRIYGTAWADKKALNAYLQRLEEAAKRDHRKIGKQLDLYHMQEEAPGMVFWHNDGWTIFRELETFVRSKLKEYQYQEVKGPFMMDRVLWEKTGHWDNYKDAMFTTSSENREYCIKPMNCPGHVQIFNQGLKSYRDLPLRMAEFGSCHRNEPSGALHGLMRVRGFTQDDAHIFCTEEQVRDEVNACIRLVYDMYSTFGFEKIVVKLSTRPEKRIGSDEMWDRAEADLAVALEENNIPFEYQLGEGAFYGPKIEFTLYDCLDRAWQCGTVQLDFSLPSRLNASYVGESNERQVPVMIHRAILGSLERFIGILTEEFAGFFPTWLAPVQVVVMNITDSQAEYVNELTRKLQNAGIRVKADLRNEKIGFKIREHTLRRVPYMLVCGDKEVEAGKVAVRTRRGKDLGSLDVNDVIEKLQQEIRSRSLQQLEE; from the coding sequence ATGCCTGTAATTACTCTTCCTGATGGCAGCCAACGCCATTACGACCACGCTGTAAGCCCAATGGATGTTGCGCTGGATATCGGTCCGGGACTGGCGAAAGCCTGTATCGCTGGCCGCGTCAACGGTGAACTGGTAGATGCATGCGATGTGATTGACAGCGATGCCAAACTTGCCATCATCACCGCAAAAGATGAGGACGGACTGGAAATCATTCGCCACTCCTGCGCGCATCTGTTAGGTCACGCGATTAAGCAACTTTGGCCCAACACCAAAATGGCTATTGGTCCGGTTATTGATAACGGTTTCTACTATGACGTTGATCTTGACCATACGCTGACCCAGGAAGATATCGACGCGCTCGAAAAGCGTATGCATGAGCTCGCCGAAACAAACTACGATGTCATCAAGCAGAAAGTAAGCTGGAAAGAGGCGCGTGAAACATTTGTTAAACGCGGCGAAAGCTATAAAGTTTCGATCCTTGATGAGAATATTGCCCATGATGACAAGCCTGGCTTGTATCATCATCAGGAATATGTCGACATGTGCCGTGGTCCGCACGTGCCGAACATGCGTTTCTGCCATCACTTCAAATTGATGAAAACAGCGGGTGCCTACTGGCGCGGTGACAGCAATAATAAAATGCTGCAGCGTATCTATGGTACCGCGTGGGCAGATAAAAAAGCGCTGAACGCTTATCTGCAACGTCTGGAAGAAGCGGCAAAACGCGATCACCGTAAAATCGGGAAACAGCTCGATCTGTATCACATGCAGGAAGAAGCGCCGGGTATGGTGTTCTGGCATAACGATGGCTGGACTATCTTCCGCGAACTGGAAACTTTCGTACGTTCTAAACTGAAAGAGTACCAGTATCAGGAAGTGAAAGGCCCGTTCATGATGGACCGTGTGCTGTGGGAAAAAACCGGCCACTGGGACAACTACAAAGATGCCATGTTTACGACGTCTTCTGAGAACCGTGAATATTGCATCAAGCCGATGAACTGCCCGGGTCACGTTCAGATCTTTAACCAGGGCTTAAAATCCTACCGCGACCTGCCGTTACGTATGGCAGAGTTCGGTAGTTGCCATCGTAACGAGCCGTCAGGCGCTCTGCATGGCTTAATGCGTGTACGCGGCTTCACTCAGGATGACGCTCACATCTTCTGTACAGAAGAGCAGGTGCGCGATGAAGTGAACGCTTGTATCCGTTTAGTCTACGATATGTACAGCACCTTTGGCTTCGAGAAGATCGTCGTCAAACTCTCCACTCGTCCGGAAAAACGTATCGGTAGCGACGAGATGTGGGATCGTGCTGAGGCGGACCTGGCTGTGGCGCTGGAAGAGAATAATATCCCGTTTGAGTATCAACTGGGTGAAGGCGCATTCTACGGTCCGAAAATTGAATTTACCCTGTATGACTGCCTCGATCGTGCATGGCAGTGCGGTACTGTCCAGCTGGACTTCTCCTTGCCGTCTCGTCTGAATGCCTCTTATGTTGGCGAAAGTAACGAGCGACAAGTCCCGGTGATGATTCACCGTGCAATTCTTGGTTCTCTGGAGCGCTTTATCGGCATCCTGACTGAGGAATTTGCGGGCTTCTTCCCAACCTGGCTTGCCCCTGTGCAAGTAGTTGTGATGAACATCACTGATTCGCAGGCTGAATACGTTAACGAATTGACCCGTAAACTGCAAAATGCGGGCATTCGTGTAAAAGCAGACTTGAGAAACGAGAAGATTGGCTTTAAAATCCGCGAGCACACTTTACGTCGTGTCCCTTATATGCTGGTTTGTGGTGACAAAGAGGTTGAAGCCGGCAAAGTAGCTGTGCGTACCCGTCGCGGTAAAGACCTGGGTAGCCTGGACGTAAATGATGTTATCGAGAAGCTGCAACAAGAGATTCGCAGCCGCAGTCTTCAACAACTGGAGGAATAA
- the infC gene encoding translation initiation factor IF-3 — translation MKGGKRVQTARPNRINGEIRATEVRLTGLEGEQLGIVSLREALEKAEEAGVDLVEISPNAEPPVCRIMDYGKFLYEKSKSSKEQKKKQKVIQVKEIKFRPGTDEGDYQVKLRSLIRFLEEGDKAKITLRFRGREMAHQQIGMEVLNRVKEDLVELAVVESFPTKIEGRQMIMVLAPKKKQ, via the coding sequence ATTAAAGGCGGAAAACGAGTTCAAACGGCGCGTCCCAATCGTATTAATGGCGAGATTCGCGCCACGGAAGTTCGCTTAACAGGTCTGGAAGGCGAGCAGCTTGGTATTGTGAGTCTCAGAGAAGCTCTGGAAAAAGCTGAAGAAGCCGGGGTCGATTTAGTCGAAATTAGCCCTAACGCCGAGCCGCCCGTTTGCCGTATAATGGATTACGGCAAGTTCCTCTATGAAAAGAGCAAATCTTCTAAGGAACAGAAGAAGAAGCAAAAAGTTATTCAGGTTAAGGAAATCAAATTCCGACCTGGTACAGATGAAGGCGACTATCAGGTAAAACTCCGCAGCCTGATTCGCTTTCTCGAAGAGGGCGATAAGGCCAAAATCACGCTGCGTTTCCGCGGTCGTGAGATGGCCCACCAACAGATCGGTATGGAAGTGCTTAATCGCGTGAAAGAAGATCTGGTTGAACTGGCAGTAGTCGAATCCTTCCCAACGAAGATCGAAGGCCGCCAGATGATCATGGTGCTTGCTCCGAAGAAGAAACAGTAA
- the btuC gene encoding vitamin B12 ABC transporter permease BtuC, protein MLAYAHLQQQRNRRWLGGLLLLLLFALLFSLCAGDQWISPGAWFTPDGQLFVWQIRLPRTLAVLLVGAALALCGAVMQALFENPLAEPGLLGVSSGAGVGLIAAVLLGGGLLPGWALGVCAIAGALVVTLILLRFARRHISTSRLLLAGVALGIICTALMTWAVYFSSSFDLRQLMYWMMGGFGGVDWQQSWLMAALVPVIIWVCFQSRPLNMLALGDISARQLGLPMWLWRNVLVVATGWLVGVSVALAGSIGFIGLVIPHILRLCGLTDHRALLPGCALAGAVALLFADVIARLALSAAELPIGVVTSTLGAPVFIWLLLRAGR, encoded by the coding sequence ATGCTGGCATACGCTCATCTTCAACAGCAACGCAACCGCCGCTGGCTGGGTGGATTGCTGCTGCTCTTACTCTTCGCGCTGCTGTTTAGTCTCTGCGCGGGCGATCAATGGATTTCTCCGGGCGCCTGGTTTACGCCGGATGGGCAACTGTTTGTCTGGCAAATTCGTTTGCCGCGCACGCTGGCCGTGTTGTTGGTTGGGGCTGCACTGGCGTTATGCGGTGCGGTGATGCAGGCACTGTTCGAAAACCCGCTTGCGGAACCAGGATTGCTTGGAGTCTCAAGCGGTGCGGGCGTTGGGCTCATTGCTGCTGTATTGCTGGGCGGCGGATTGCTCCCTGGCTGGGCGCTCGGCGTTTGTGCGATCGCTGGCGCGCTCGTTGTGACGCTGATTCTGCTGCGTTTCGCGCGCCGCCACATCTCTACCAGCCGTTTACTGCTGGCTGGCGTCGCGTTGGGTATTATCTGTACCGCATTAATGACCTGGGCCGTCTATTTCTCTTCCTCCTTCGATTTGCGCCAGTTGATGTACTGGATGATGGGCGGTTTCGGCGGCGTGGACTGGCAACAAAGTTGGCTGATGGCGGCGCTGGTGCCAGTCATCATTTGGGTCTGTTTCCAGTCCCGGCCCTTGAATATGCTGGCGCTGGGAGACATTTCCGCGCGCCAGTTAGGGTTACCGATGTGGCTATGGCGAAACGTGCTGGTGGTAGCCACGGGCTGGCTGGTCGGGGTAAGCGTCGCGCTGGCAGGCTCAATTGGTTTTATCGGTCTGGTCATTCCACATATCTTACGTCTGTGCGGTTTGACCGATCATCGGGCATTGCTGCCAGGCTGCGCGCTGGCAGGGGCGGTGGCACTGTTATTTGCCGATGTGATAGCGCGTCTGGCGCTCAGTGCGGCCGAGTTGCCGATAGGCGTTGTGACCTCGACGCTGGGCGCGCCGGTATTTATCTGGCTATTATTGAGAGCCGGGCGTTGA
- the rplT gene encoding 50S ribosomal protein L20, which yields MARVKRGVIARARHKKILKQAKGYYGARSRVYRVAFQAVIKAGQYAYRDRRQKKRQFRQLWIARINAAARQNGISYSKFINGLKKASVEIDRKILADIAVFDKVAFTALVEKAKAALA from the coding sequence ATGGCTCGCGTAAAACGTGGTGTGATTGCACGTGCACGTCATAAGAAAATTTTGAAACAAGCTAAAGGTTACTACGGCGCGCGTTCACGCGTTTACCGTGTTGCCTTCCAGGCTGTTATCAAAGCTGGTCAGTACGCTTATCGTGACCGTCGTCAGAAAAAGCGTCAGTTCCGTCAACTGTGGATTGCACGTATCAACGCAGCAGCACGTCAGAACGGTATTTCTTACAGCAAATTCATCAACGGCCTGAAAAAAGCCTCTGTTGAAATCGACCGTAAGATCCTGGCTGACATCGCAGTATTCGACAAAGTGGCATTTACTGCCCTGGTTGAAAAAGCGAAAGCAGCTCTGGCGTAA